A genome region from Erigeron canadensis isolate Cc75 chromosome 3, C_canadensis_v1, whole genome shotgun sequence includes the following:
- the LOC122591628 gene encoding uncharacterized protein LOC122591628, with protein MDRSTLHLQFVRSKQPPLLPEQDTGNDEEADVDEEIEMEDSPTVKTPVTPPKPDVIPEAKPYKPKGMPNYAKFIKELVTDKGKIFKVRATYLNAECSAILQNQQIPPKLEDQGSFLITCSIRSLTCKALVDLGASINLMPYSVWSKLALGALRPTRMSIRLVDHSFQYPIGIAENMTVQVDHIVFLVDFVILEMEEDTKVPLILGRPFLNTADVVIRVKDKEISLGVGTDRIVFNVERSIKHSYSTDESCFRIDVIDDALDQEFQQLMETEVDKSSHA; from the exons ATGGacagaagtacactccacctCCAATTCGTCAGGAGCAAGCAACCGCCATTACTACCCGAACAG gatacaggTAATGATGAGGAAGCTGATGTTGATGAGGAAATTGAGATGGAAGACAGTCCTACTGTGAAGACTCCGGTTACTCCACCAAAACCGGATGTGAtacccgaggctaagccatacaagcctaag GGAATGCCAAATTATGCAAAGTTTATCAAAGAACTTGTGACGGATAAAGGAAAGATATTTAAGGTGAGGGCTACTTATCTTAATGccgagtgttctgctatcttgcagaacCAACAGATTCCACCTAAGCTTGAGGATCAAGGGAGTTTCCTTATCACTTGTTCTATTCGTTCTTTAACTTGTAAGGCACTTGTCGACCTAGGTGCTAGTatcaatttgatgccttactcggtttggagtaaACTGGCTTTGGGAGCATTGAGACCTACCCGAATGAGTATAAGATTAGTTGACcattcttttcagtatcccattgggattgctgaaaatATGACTGTCCAGGTAGACCATATTGTGTTTTTGGTTGACTTCGTAATCTTAGAAATGGAAGAAGACACTAAGGTACCCCTAATTCTgggtagaccattccttaacaccgcggATGTCGTTATTCGGGTGAAAGATAAGGAGATTTCTTTGGGTGTGGGTACTGATAGGattgtgtttaatgttgaaaggtctattaagcattcttatTCTACTGACGAGTCTTGCTTCAGGATTGATGTCATTGATGATGCTTTAGATCAAGAATTTCAGCAACTCATGGAGACAGAAGTTGATAAGAGCTCACATGCTTAG